In Actinomadura citrea, a single window of DNA contains:
- the kdpB gene encoding potassium-transporting ATPase subunit KdpB codes for MSTTQTARTPAQSPVPQPSGRVRGGLLDPRQMLRSLPDAIRKLDPRTLWRNPVMLIVEIGAVWSTILAATDPTWFAWLVVVWLWLTVVFANLAEAVAEGRGKAQADTLRRAKRDMTARRLVGWSPAAVDVREESVPAPRLAQGDIVVVEAGQIIPADGDVVDGIASVDESAITGESAPVIRESGGDRSAVTGGTRVLSDRIVVQVTQKPGESFIDRMIALVEGSSRQKTPNEIALNILLAALTIIFLLAAATLQPLAIYSKDANPGVPDSPALDAHGVTGIVLVSLLVCLIPTTIGALLSAIGIAGMDRLVQRNVLAMSGRAVEAAGDVDTLLLDKTGTITLGNRQAAEFLPLAGVPEEELADAAQLSSLADETPEGRSVVVLAKQRYGLRERTPGELSHADWVAFTAQTRMSGVDLDEGAKRSLRKGAAGAVTDWVRRQGGTVPPMLGQIVDGISASGGTPLVVGESAGGGARVLGVIHLKDVVKQGMRERFAAMRAMGIRTVMITGDNPLTARAIADEAGVDDFLAEARPEDKLALIRKEQEGGRLVAMTGDGTNDAPALAQADVGVAMNTGTSAAKEAGNMVDLDSDPTKLIEIVKIGKQLLITRGALTTFSIANDIAKYFAIIPALFVTLFPGLDALNVMRLSSPHSAILSAVVFNALIIVALIPLALRGVRYRPSSASKLLSRNLGVYGLGGIVAPFVGIKTIDLIVQFLPGMS; via the coding sequence ATGTCCACGACGCAGACCGCGCGGACGCCCGCGCAGTCACCCGTTCCCCAACCCTCGGGCCGCGTCCGGGGCGGCCTGCTCGACCCGCGGCAGATGCTGCGGTCCCTCCCGGACGCGATCCGGAAACTCGACCCCCGGACGCTGTGGCGGAACCCGGTGATGCTGATCGTCGAGATCGGCGCCGTGTGGTCCACGATTCTGGCGGCCACCGATCCGACCTGGTTCGCATGGCTGGTCGTCGTCTGGCTGTGGCTCACGGTGGTCTTCGCCAACCTGGCCGAGGCGGTGGCCGAGGGCCGCGGCAAGGCCCAGGCGGACACGCTCCGGCGGGCCAAGCGGGACATGACGGCCCGGCGCCTGGTCGGCTGGAGTCCCGCGGCCGTGGACGTGCGGGAGGAGTCGGTCCCCGCACCGCGGCTCGCGCAGGGCGACATCGTGGTCGTCGAGGCCGGGCAGATCATCCCGGCGGACGGCGACGTCGTGGACGGCATCGCGAGTGTGGACGAGTCCGCGATCACGGGGGAGTCGGCCCCGGTGATCCGGGAGTCCGGCGGCGACCGCAGCGCGGTGACCGGCGGCACCAGGGTGCTGTCGGACCGCATCGTGGTGCAGGTGACGCAGAAGCCCGGCGAGAGCTTCATCGACCGGATGATCGCGCTGGTGGAGGGGTCGAGCCGGCAGAAGACGCCGAACGAGATCGCGCTGAACATCCTGCTCGCCGCGCTGACGATCATCTTCCTGCTCGCCGCCGCGACGCTGCAGCCGCTGGCGATCTACTCCAAGGACGCCAATCCCGGAGTGCCGGACTCGCCGGCCCTGGACGCCCACGGGGTCACCGGGATCGTATTGGTGTCGCTGCTGGTGTGCCTGATCCCGACGACGATCGGCGCGCTGCTGTCGGCGATCGGGATCGCGGGCATGGACCGTCTCGTCCAGCGGAACGTGCTGGCGATGTCGGGACGCGCGGTGGAGGCCGCGGGAGACGTCGACACCCTGCTGCTGGACAAGACGGGCACCATCACCCTCGGCAACCGGCAGGCGGCGGAGTTCCTCCCGCTCGCCGGGGTGCCGGAGGAGGAACTGGCCGACGCGGCGCAGCTGTCCAGCCTCGCCGACGAGACGCCCGAGGGCCGCTCGGTCGTCGTCCTGGCCAAGCAGCGGTACGGACTCCGTGAGCGCACGCCCGGGGAGCTGTCCCACGCCGACTGGGTGGCGTTCACCGCCCAGACCCGGATGTCGGGCGTCGACCTGGACGAGGGCGCGAAGCGGTCGCTGCGCAAGGGAGCGGCCGGCGCGGTCACCGACTGGGTCCGCCGGCAGGGCGGCACGGTGCCGCCGATGCTCGGCCAGATCGTGGACGGCATCTCCGCCTCCGGCGGGACACCGCTCGTGGTCGGCGAGTCCGCCGGCGGGGGAGCGCGCGTCCTCGGCGTGATCCACCTGAAGGACGTGGTCAAGCAGGGGATGCGGGAGCGGTTCGCCGCGATGCGGGCGATGGGCATCCGGACGGTCATGATCACCGGTGACAACCCGCTGACGGCCAGGGCGATCGCGGACGAGGCGGGTGTGGACGACTTCCTGGCCGAGGCCCGGCCCGAGGACAAGCTCGCCCTGATCAGGAAGGAGCAGGAGGGCGGCCGGCTCGTCGCCATGACGGGGGACGGCACCAACGATGCTCCGGCGCTCGCCCAGGCCGACGTCGGGGTAGCGATGAACACCGGCACCTCCGCCGCCAAGGAGGCCGGGAACATGGTGGATCTGGACTCCGACCCGACCAAGCTCATCGAGATCGTGAAGATCGGCAAGCAGTTGCTGATCACGCGGGGCGCGTTGACGACGTTCTCCATCGCCAACGACATCGCCAAGTACTTCGCGATCATCCCGGCGCTGTTCGTGACGCTCTTCCCGGGCCTGGACGCCCTCAACGTCATGCGGCTGTCCAGCCCGCATTCGGCGATCCTGTCGGCCGTCGTGTTCAACGCACTGATCATCGTCGCGCTGATCCCGCTGGCACTGCGCGGCGTCCGGTACCGGCCGAGCAGCGCGTCCAAGCTCCTGTCGCGCAACCTCGGCGTCTACGGCCTCGGCGGCATCGTCGCACCGTTCGTCGGAATCAAGACCATCGACCTCATCGTCCAGTTCCTTCCGGGGATGTCCTGA
- a CDS encoding alpha/beta hydrolase → MKVLTETWRSESIGREKSVNVLLPSRYSSAGRAFPVLYLLHGFGGNRSTWLQCDDLSTVVDSAGLVVVLPESGRSWFINDARGRRYEDYLVEEVVGHVDDAFNTVASRDGRGIGGFSMGGAAALYQALRHGEVFSVVCSNAGAFEAPLREGDPYGHLRDGQRLAMPTTRDHERVWGPVGSEVRREYDPYRAVRDRDAKYPIDVNLDVGLDDYPRMIDMNRRMREALAASSVPHRYRERPGGHDWEFVNAGLPDLFAFARSRLLSA, encoded by the coding sequence ATGAAGGTCCTGACGGAGACCTGGCGGAGCGAGTCGATCGGCCGGGAGAAGTCGGTGAACGTCCTTCTGCCGTCCAGGTACTCGTCGGCCGGCCGAGCTTTTCCGGTGCTGTACCTCCTTCACGGCTTCGGAGGGAACCGGAGCACGTGGCTCCAGTGCGACGATCTTTCGACCGTTGTGGATTCGGCCGGGCTGGTCGTGGTCCTCCCCGAGTCCGGACGCTCGTGGTTCATCAACGACGCGCGGGGGCGGCGCTACGAGGACTACCTGGTGGAGGAGGTCGTCGGCCACGTCGATGACGCTTTCAACACCGTGGCGTCCCGGGACGGGCGAGGCATCGGAGGGTTCTCCATGGGCGGGGCGGCGGCCCTCTACCAGGCGCTGCGGCACGGTGAGGTGTTCTCGGTCGTGTGCAGCAACGCCGGTGCCTTCGAGGCCCCCCTGCGCGAAGGCGATCCCTACGGCCACCTGCGGGACGGGCAGAGGCTGGCCATGCCGACCACGAGGGACCACGAGCGCGTCTGGGGGCCGGTCGGCAGCGAGGTCCGGCGCGAGTACGACCCGTACCGCGCGGTCCGGGACCGGGACGCGAAGTACCCGATCGACGTGAATCTCGACGTCGGCCTGGACGACTATCCCCGGATGATCGACATGAACCGGCGAATGCGTGAGGCCCTTGCGGCCAGTTCCGTTCCCCACCGGTACCGGGAACGGCCCGGCGGGCACGATTGGGAGTTCGTCAACGCCGGCCTTCCCGATCTCTTCGCGTTCGCGCGGAGCCGTCTCCTTTCCGCCTGA
- a CDS encoding AMP-binding protein — translation MAMTSANYRDRGWWRDETFLDDLRRHVRDRPGKTAVVTRRQSDGRTHRLDYERLAAAADRCAGALVELGLRPGDVFAAQLTDRWELAAITLGCIRAGVVYCPLMKTYRRRELDVMLRVTEARVLVTMEEDNGDRLGELGAELAAELPSLERVFVADGQGPEGTEDFESFFFGTAWEERHGHLLDERELGPDDPYLVLFTSGTTSDPKGVLHSQNTLYAAIRGEAETFGLDETLVMYTTALYTHYTGVVQGMLMPLALGGTMAFQDAKDPGDALDLMARQGVTFFYCAPFYLLSLIKEQRSAPRALPALAWLVSGSAPIPPYFIGETESVFGLRLYSLWGMTENGPVTIIRPDDPEDWAAHSDGSPISDMELRIDPVSDRTEGEGVLWVRGPTQCLGYYRRDELYAADLDEGGWFNTGDLARPDGRGGIRITGRAKDMILRNANIAPVTDLESIIGRHPGVRDVAVIGLPDEHEDETICAVVTPVSATAPVTLEELQSSLDEAGMTKAYWPRRLELLEVLPTTATGKIRKEDLRRRYSRAERTR, via the coding sequence ATGGCCATGACCTCCGCGAACTACCGCGACCGCGGCTGGTGGCGGGACGAGACGTTTCTCGACGACCTCCGGCGGCATGTGCGCGACAGGCCGGGGAAGACGGCGGTGGTCACCCGGCGCCAGTCCGACGGGCGGACGCACCGGCTCGACTACGAGCGGCTCGCCGCCGCCGCCGACAGGTGCGCCGGCGCCCTGGTCGAGCTCGGGCTGCGCCCCGGAGACGTGTTCGCGGCTCAGCTCACCGACCGGTGGGAGCTCGCCGCGATCACGCTCGGCTGCATCCGGGCCGGGGTCGTGTACTGCCCCCTCATGAAGACCTACCGGCGCCGCGAGCTCGACGTCATGCTGCGCGTCACCGAGGCGCGGGTCCTCGTCACCATGGAGGAGGACAACGGCGACCGGCTGGGCGAACTGGGCGCCGAGCTGGCCGCGGAGCTGCCGTCCCTGGAACGCGTGTTCGTCGCGGACGGCCAGGGGCCGGAAGGCACCGAGGACTTCGAGTCCTTCTTCTTCGGGACCGCATGGGAGGAGCGGCACGGCCACCTGCTCGACGAGCGGGAGCTCGGTCCCGACGACCCGTACCTGGTGCTGTTCACCTCGGGCACGACGAGCGATCCCAAGGGTGTCCTGCACAGCCAGAACACGCTGTACGCCGCCATTCGCGGCGAGGCGGAGACCTTCGGCCTCGACGAGACGCTCGTCATGTACACGACCGCGCTCTACACGCACTACACCGGTGTCGTGCAGGGCATGCTGATGCCGCTGGCGCTGGGCGGGACGATGGCGTTCCAGGACGCCAAGGACCCCGGTGACGCTCTCGACCTCATGGCCCGCCAGGGGGTTACGTTCTTCTACTGCGCGCCCTTCTACCTGCTGAGCCTGATCAAGGAACAGCGGTCCGCGCCGCGCGCCCTGCCCGCGTTGGCGTGGCTGGTCAGCGGCTCCGCGCCGATACCCCCCTACTTCATCGGCGAGACCGAGAGCGTCTTCGGGCTCCGGTTGTACTCGCTGTGGGGCATGACCGAGAACGGGCCGGTGACGATCATCCGTCCGGACGACCCCGAGGACTGGGCCGCCCACAGCGACGGGAGCCCCATCTCCGACATGGAGCTGCGGATCGACCCCGTGTCGGACCGCACCGAGGGCGAGGGCGTGCTGTGGGTGCGGGGGCCGACGCAGTGCCTCGGCTACTACCGGCGGGACGAGCTGTACGCGGCCGACCTCGATGAGGGCGGATGGTTCAACACCGGCGACCTGGCCCGACCGGACGGTCGCGGCGGCATCCGGATCACCGGCCGGGCCAAGGACATGATCCTGCGCAACGCGAACATCGCGCCGGTCACCGACCTGGAGTCGATCATCGGCAGGCACCCCGGCGTGCGCGACGTCGCGGTCATCGGCCTTCCCGACGAGCACGAGGACGAGACGATCTGCGCGGTGGTGACGCCGGTCTCCGCGACCGCCCCGGTCACCCTGGAGGAGTTGCAGAGCTCGCTGGACGAGGCCGGGATGACCAAGGCGTACTGGCCGCGGCGGCTGGAGCTCCTGGAGGTCCTGCCCACGACCGCGACGGGGAAGATCCGGAAGGAGGACCTGCGCCGGCGCTACTCGCGAGCGGAGCGGACACGATGA
- the asnB gene encoding asparagine synthase (glutamine-hydrolyzing), with amino-acid sequence MCGITGWADWTRDLSQQGPVVTGMTRTQAPRGPDDEGTWLSRHAALGHRRLAVIDIEGGRQPMLREGRDGEPVVITFSGEIYNFHELRAQLRSAGWSFSTRSDTEVLLTAYLQWGADLVTRLNGMYAFAIWDEHARQLLLVRDRLGIKPLYYARLGDGIIFGSEPKALLAHPEMKAEVDLEGLAELTAVPRARTPGHAVYRGMRELKPGCLVVAGPSGCRESRYWQVEARPHTEDFRTTTAEIRSLLTDIVRRQVVADVPVGTLLSGGIDSSAITALAAREFEGELTSYSVSVPAPARPGSDLWRPSPDEPYARLVADRLGLKHSVVQVGTDSLVEGIDRGLRARDLPGWGDLDISMYHLFRGVRGGCTVALSGESADEMFGGYTWQVDDRYVRHTSFPWMYARRQPQFLLREEVRRAIRPEEYEADRYREALGEVPHLGGEDRTGRRQREVFYLGLTRWLGALLDRKDRMSMAVGLEVRVPFADHRLAEYLFNVPADMKADGGTEKAVLRRACADLLPEEIVNRPKSAYPASRDPGYVETLKNLVIETIDEPGAPLFDLMDRAKVRQAVTSDLDALPGPITARTSAIGLSYLLELNRWLTRVRVVT; translated from the coding sequence GTGTGCGGCATAACCGGATGGGCCGACTGGACGCGGGACCTCTCCCAGCAGGGCCCCGTCGTGACCGGCATGACGCGAACGCAGGCCCCGCGGGGCCCGGACGACGAGGGGACGTGGCTCTCCCGCCACGCCGCACTGGGCCACCGGCGGCTCGCCGTGATCGACATCGAGGGCGGGCGGCAGCCCATGCTGCGCGAGGGGCGCGACGGCGAGCCGGTCGTCATCACGTTCAGCGGCGAGATCTACAACTTCCACGAGCTCCGTGCGCAGCTGCGTTCGGCCGGCTGGTCGTTCAGCACCCGATCGGACACCGAGGTGCTGCTGACGGCCTATCTCCAGTGGGGCGCGGATCTCGTCACACGGCTCAACGGAATGTACGCGTTCGCCATCTGGGACGAACACGCGCGGCAACTGCTTCTGGTGAGGGACCGGCTCGGCATCAAGCCGCTCTACTATGCCCGGCTGGGCGACGGAATCATTTTCGGCTCGGAGCCCAAGGCGCTGCTGGCCCATCCCGAGATGAAGGCCGAAGTGGACCTGGAGGGCCTCGCCGAGTTGACGGCCGTCCCGCGCGCGAGGACGCCCGGCCACGCCGTCTACCGCGGGATGCGGGAGCTCAAGCCGGGATGCCTCGTCGTCGCCGGCCCCTCCGGATGCCGCGAGAGCCGGTACTGGCAGGTGGAGGCCCGGCCCCACACCGAGGACTTCCGCACGACGACGGCCGAGATCCGCTCCCTGCTCACCGACATCGTCAGGCGCCAGGTCGTGGCGGACGTGCCGGTCGGCACGCTGCTGTCCGGAGGGATCGACTCCAGCGCGATCACGGCCCTGGCCGCCCGCGAGTTCGAGGGAGAGCTGACCAGCTACTCGGTGAGCGTCCCGGCGCCCGCCCGGCCGGGGAGCGACCTGTGGCGGCCCAGCCCGGACGAGCCGTACGCGCGCCTGGTGGCCGACCGGCTCGGCCTCAAGCATTCCGTGGTCCAGGTCGGCACCGACAGCCTCGTCGAGGGGATCGACCGCGGCCTGCGGGCGCGCGACCTTCCCGGCTGGGGCGATCTCGACATCTCGATGTACCACCTGTTCCGCGGGGTCCGGGGAGGCTGCACGGTGGCGCTGTCGGGGGAGTCCGCCGACGAGATGTTCGGCGGCTACACCTGGCAGGTCGACGACAGGTACGTCCGGCACACGTCGTTTCCCTGGATGTACGCGCGCCGCCAGCCGCAGTTCCTGCTCCGCGAGGAGGTGAGGCGCGCGATCCGGCCGGAGGAGTACGAGGCCGACCGCTACCGGGAGGCGCTTGGGGAGGTCCCGCACCTGGGCGGCGAGGACCGCACCGGACGCAGGCAGCGGGAGGTGTTCTACCTCGGTCTGACCCGCTGGCTGGGCGCGCTGCTGGACCGCAAGGACCGGATGAGCATGGCCGTCGGCCTCGAAGTGCGGGTCCCCTTCGCCGACCACAGGCTCGCCGAGTACCTGTTCAACGTGCCCGCGGACATGAAGGCCGACGGGGGGACGGAGAAGGCGGTGCTGCGCCGGGCGTGCGCGGACCTGCTGCCGGAGGAGATCGTCAACAGACCCAAGAGCGCCTACCCGGCCAGCCGGGACCCCGGCTACGTCGAGACGCTGAAGAACCTGGTCATCGAGACGATCGACGAACCGGGAGCCCCGCTCTTCGACCTCATGGACCGTGCGAAGGTCCGCCAGGCGGTCACCTCCGACCTGGACGCGCTGCCCGGCCCGATCACCGCCCGTACCTCCGCGATCGGCCTGTCCTACCTCCTCGAACTGAACCGGTGGCTCACCCGGGTCCGCGTCGTGACGTGA
- the kdpF gene encoding K(+)-transporting ATPase subunit F: protein MTVENGIGLALAVVLVAFLVAALLFPERF, encoded by the coding sequence GTGACCGTAGAGAACGGAATCGGCCTGGCGCTGGCCGTGGTGCTGGTCGCCTTCCTGGTCGCGGCCCTTCTTTTCCCGGAGCGTTTCTAG
- the kdpA gene encoding potassium-transporting ATPase subunit KdpA has product MSPTIAGVLFLGSLLLALALSCRPLGDYMHRVYSGTRHSRVERVLYRLVGVDPDAEQRWGVYARSVLAFSVVGVLFLYGFQRVQNHLLLSLGFDPVKPDQAWNTAVSFVTNTNWQSYSGESTMGHLVQMAGLAVQNFVSAAVGMAVAVALVRGFARRKSDHLGNFWVDLTRGSLRILLPIAFVGAVVLVSGGLVQNFWDPAHHTVDTIAGGTQTLTGGPVASQEVIKELGTNGGGFYNANSSHPFENAVSWTNWLEIFLILVIPFALTRTFGRMVGQVRQGYAIAAVMGVLALVSVSLTMIFQGMHHGTVPTAVGAATEGTETRFGVLDSAVFAAATTLTSTGAVDSFHDSYTSLGGMMTLFNMMLGEVAPGGVGAGLYGMLVLAVITVFVAGLMVGRTPEYLGKRIGSREIKFAALYFLVTPALVLAGSAAAMATESGRAGLLNSGPHGLSEVLYAFTSASNNNGSAFAGLTVNTVWYDTALGLCMAFGRFLPIIFVLALAGSLARQGHTPESDGTLPTHRPQFVGLVAGVTVVLVALTFLPALALGPLAEGIH; this is encoded by the coding sequence GTGAGTCCGACGATCGCCGGGGTCCTTTTCCTCGGCTCTCTCCTGCTCGCCCTCGCCCTTTCGTGCAGGCCATTGGGCGACTATATGCACAGGGTCTATTCCGGGACCCGGCATTCGCGCGTGGAGCGCGTACTCTACCGGCTTGTCGGGGTCGATCCCGACGCCGAGCAGAGGTGGGGCGTCTATGCGCGCAGCGTTCTGGCCTTCTCGGTCGTCGGTGTCCTGTTCCTGTACGGCTTCCAGCGGGTGCAGAACCACCTCCTTCTCAGCCTGGGGTTCGACCCGGTCAAGCCCGACCAGGCATGGAACACCGCGGTCAGCTTCGTGACCAACACCAACTGGCAGTCGTACTCGGGCGAGTCGACGATGGGCCATCTGGTGCAGATGGCCGGGCTGGCGGTGCAGAACTTCGTCTCGGCCGCCGTGGGCATGGCCGTGGCCGTCGCGCTGGTGCGCGGGTTCGCGCGCCGCAAGAGCGATCACCTCGGCAACTTCTGGGTCGACCTGACCAGGGGATCGCTGCGGATCCTGCTGCCGATCGCCTTCGTCGGCGCCGTCGTCCTGGTGTCCGGCGGACTGGTGCAGAACTTCTGGGACCCGGCACACCACACGGTGGACACGATCGCCGGGGGCACCCAGACGCTGACGGGCGGCCCGGTGGCGTCCCAGGAAGTGATCAAGGAACTCGGGACGAACGGCGGCGGCTTCTACAACGCCAACTCCTCGCACCCGTTCGAGAACGCGGTGTCGTGGACGAACTGGCTGGAGATCTTCCTGATCCTGGTCATCCCGTTCGCGCTGACCCGGACCTTCGGCCGCATGGTGGGCCAGGTGCGGCAGGGGTACGCGATCGCAGCGGTCATGGGCGTCCTCGCCCTGGTGAGCGTCTCGCTCACAATGATCTTCCAGGGCATGCACCACGGCACGGTGCCGACCGCGGTCGGCGCGGCGACGGAGGGCACCGAAACGCGTTTCGGGGTGCTCGACTCCGCGGTCTTCGCCGCGGCGACCACGCTGACGTCGACCGGCGCCGTGGACTCCTTCCACGACTCCTACACCAGCCTCGGCGGCATGATGACGCTGTTCAACATGATGCTCGGCGAGGTGGCGCCCGGCGGCGTGGGCGCGGGCCTGTACGGGATGCTGGTCCTCGCCGTGATCACGGTGTTCGTGGCGGGGCTGATGGTGGGCCGCACGCCCGAGTACCTGGGCAAGCGGATCGGCTCCCGGGAGATCAAGTTCGCCGCGCTGTACTTCCTGGTCACGCCCGCGCTCGTGCTGGCCGGGAGCGCCGCGGCGATGGCGACCGAGAGCGGCCGCGCGGGCCTGCTGAACTCCGGACCGCACGGGTTGTCGGAGGTCCTGTACGCCTTCACGTCCGCGTCCAACAACAACGGTTCGGCGTTCGCCGGCCTCACCGTCAACACGGTCTGGTACGACACGGCGCTGGGCCTCTGCATGGCGTTCGGCCGTTTCCTGCCGATCATCTTCGTGCTCGCGCTGGCCGGCTCGCTGGCCCGCCAGGGGCACACCCCCGAATCGGACGGCACCCTGCCCACGCACCGGCCCCAGTTCGTCGGGCTGGTCGCGGGCGTCACCGTCGTCCTCGTCGCGCTCACGTTCCTGCCCGCGCTCGCGCTCGGGCCGCTGGCAGAAGGAATCCACTGA
- a CDS encoding amino acid adenylation domain-containing protein yields MNGLGDCLRHWAAKRPEAPAVEFQGEAITYGELDRRSSALARTLIDCGVVPGDRVALWLHKSIESVIAVHGVLKAGAAYVPIDPSAPFKRAGHIIAHCEVACVIAQDDRVEWLRKDSSCRIVSVGLAADASVIGWEEALAAVPAKDARGPLPDLHGPAFILHTSGSKGVPKGVVLSHGNARAFVEWAVAEFGLGPSDRVSSHAPLHFDLSVLDLFATCMAGGCVVLVPESQVGLGGALNRFVVERRITVWYSVPGALTRMLAAKNSGLLAGSRLRVVLFAGETFPIARLRQLHSLIADADFYNLYGPTETNVCVFHRVRGSDVTEERRHPVPIGRACPYAATFIVDAAGRPVAHEPAASGELCVAGDSVMLGYWRDDDETTAKTVRIPRDGAEPLDAYRTGDLVRLDDELNYVFCGREDDMVKVRGHRVEIGEIEAVLSAADNVREAACVAVDDGTGERVIEAYLVPEAPPLDLSAVRRHCLTEIPRYMVPERFHVRTAFPVTGTGKIDRKRLGETRADPR; encoded by the coding sequence GTGAACGGTCTCGGCGACTGCCTGCGCCATTGGGCCGCAAAGCGTCCGGAGGCTCCGGCGGTCGAGTTCCAGGGCGAGGCGATCACCTACGGCGAGCTGGATCGGCGCAGCTCGGCACTGGCCCGGACGCTGATCGACTGCGGAGTCGTACCCGGTGACAGGGTCGCCTTGTGGCTGCACAAGTCGATCGAGTCGGTCATCGCCGTTCACGGAGTGCTGAAGGCCGGTGCGGCGTACGTGCCCATCGACCCGAGTGCGCCCTTCAAGAGGGCCGGCCACATCATCGCGCACTGCGAGGTCGCCTGTGTGATCGCCCAGGACGACCGGGTCGAATGGCTGCGGAAGGACTCCTCCTGCCGGATCGTGTCCGTCGGCCTGGCGGCGGACGCGTCCGTCATCGGCTGGGAGGAGGCGCTCGCCGCCGTCCCGGCGAAAGACGCGCGCGGACCGCTCCCCGATCTCCACGGCCCGGCCTTCATCCTCCATACCTCGGGATCGAAGGGCGTCCCCAAGGGCGTTGTGCTCTCCCATGGCAATGCTCGCGCGTTCGTGGAATGGGCGGTCGCCGAATTCGGTCTGGGCCCCTCCGACCGCGTTTCCAGCCACGCGCCCCTGCACTTCGACCTGTCCGTGCTGGATCTGTTCGCGACGTGCATGGCGGGCGGCTGCGTGGTGCTGGTGCCGGAGAGCCAGGTCGGGCTCGGGGGCGCCCTCAACAGGTTCGTCGTCGAGCGGCGTATCACCGTCTGGTACTCGGTCCCCGGCGCGCTGACCCGGATGCTCGCCGCGAAGAACAGCGGGCTGCTGGCCGGGTCGCGGCTGCGGGTCGTCCTGTTCGCCGGTGAGACGTTTCCGATCGCCCGGCTCCGGCAACTGCACTCGCTCATCGCCGATGCGGACTTCTACAACCTCTACGGTCCGACGGAGACCAACGTCTGCGTCTTCCACCGCGTCCGCGGGTCGGACGTCACCGAAGAGCGCCGGCACCCCGTGCCGATCGGACGCGCCTGCCCGTACGCGGCGACGTTCATCGTCGACGCGGCCGGACGCCCGGTGGCGCACGAGCCGGCGGCGTCCGGGGAGCTCTGCGTCGCCGGGGACTCGGTGATGCTCGGCTACTGGCGGGACGACGACGAGACGACGGCGAAGACGGTGCGGATTCCCCGGGACGGCGCCGAGCCGCTGGACGCGTACCGGACCGGGGATCTGGTCCGGCTCGACGACGAGCTGAACTACGTGTTCTGCGGCCGTGAGGACGACATGGTGAAGGTACGCGGGCACCGTGTCGAGATCGGTGAGATCGAGGCGGTCCTGTCGGCCGCGGACAATGTCCGGGAGGCCGCGTGCGTCGCGGTCGACGACGGCACCGGGGAACGGGTCATCGAGGCGTACCTGGTGCCCGAGGCGCCCCCGCTCGATCTCTCCGCGGTGCGCCGGCACTGCCTGACCGAGATCCCGCGCTACATGGTTCCGGAGCGGTTCCATGTCAGGACCGCGTTCCCGGTCACCGGCACAGGGAAGATCGACCGGAAGCGGCTGGGGGAGACCCGGGCGGATCCGCGATGA
- a CDS encoding dihydrofolate reductase family protein, which yields MREADFAGDVHLVGGQQTIQAFRDIDALDELGVVVMPVLLGDGLRLTLEKSATTPLQLAGSRTFPDGSAEHRYTLVRDRD from the coding sequence ATGCGCGAGGCGGACTTCGCCGGCGACGTGCATCTGGTCGGCGGCCAGCAGACCATCCAGGCCTTCCGCGACATCGACGCACTGGACGAACTCGGCGTGGTCGTCATGCCCGTCCTGCTCGGCGACGGCCTCCGTCTGACCCTGGAGAAGAGCGCCACCACCCCCCTCCAGCTCGCCGGCTCCCGCACCTTCCCGGACGGCTCCGCCGAGCACCGGTACACCCTGGTCCGCGACCGCGACTGA